A DNA window from Desulfovibrionales bacterium contains the following coding sequences:
- a CDS encoding four helix bundle protein, whose translation MPARYFEDLEIWKSARELTNKIYGITTDGAFSKDYGLRDQIRRAAVSVMSNIAEGYERGGNQELIQFLSIAKGSCGEVRSQLYVAMDQGYVSKEQCESLIDAFKRLSIMINKFMEYLKGSPYKGAKYKMPRPKSMKEEMEEIMKEFKSDKNKTV comes from the coding sequence ATGCCTGCCAGGTACTTTGAAGACCTCGAAATCTGGAAATCAGCCAGGGAATTAACCAACAAAATTTATGGAATAACTACCGACGGCGCCTTCTCAAAAGATTATGGACTGAGAGATCAGATAAGAAGAGCGGCAGTCTCCGTCATGTCCAATATCGCAGAAGGATATGAGCGGGGCGGCAATCAGGAATTAATTCAGTTCCTGTCAATAGCTAAGGGATCGTGCGGTGAGGTACGTTCTCAATTATATGTGGCAATGGATCAGGGGTATGTGAGTAAGGAACAATGTGAGTCGCTAATCGACGCCTTTAAAAGACTTTCCATCATGATCAATAAGTTCATGGAATATCTGAAAGGAAGCCCATACAAGGGCGCGAAATACAAGATGCCGCGACCAAAGAGTATGAAAGAAGAGATGGAAGAAATTATGAAGGAATTTAAGTCCGATAAAAACAAAACGGTTTGA
- a CDS encoding lysophospholipid acyltransferase family protein, whose translation MNDWQNKLILRLGPPLFTSLLSALYKTCRIEVFGRAYEEEFMRKGQPVLCALWHFSLFYCTYHFRHRQGVAMVSASKDGELMARVMQRLGYTTVRGSRTKGGLTAVKEIINLVKAGYGGGIVADGSQGPARVVQKGVMVIARETGAPIVPVTHATKGAIRFNSWDKTVLSLPFSRMAFFYGEPLFVPPTARGAELEKYRKELEDRLNALVQKAEDYLR comes from the coding sequence ATGAACGACTGGCAGAACAAACTGATCCTCCGCCTCGGGCCGCCCCTTTTTACCTCCTTGCTCTCCGCCCTCTATAAGACCTGCCGCATCGAGGTCTTTGGCCGGGCATACGAGGAAGAGTTTATGCGCAAAGGTCAGCCGGTGCTCTGCGCCCTCTGGCATTTCAGCCTCTTTTACTGTACTTACCACTTCCGGCATCGGCAGGGGGTGGCCATGGTCAGCGCCAGTAAAGACGGCGAGCTAATGGCCCGCGTTATGCAGCGCCTCGGCTATACAACCGTACGAGGCTCAAGGACCAAAGGGGGACTGACTGCCGTTAAAGAAATCATAAACCTGGTGAAGGCAGGATATGGAGGCGGAATCGTAGCCGACGGCTCGCAAGGCCCGGCCCGCGTGGTACAAAAAGGCGTAATGGTCATCGCCCGCGAGACGGGCGCCCCCATCGTCCCGGTTACCCATGCCACAAAGGGAGCCATCCGGTTTAATAGCTGGGATAAAACCGTCCTGTCCCTGCCCTTTTCACGCATGGCCTTCTTCTACGGCGAACCCCTATTTGTCCCACCCACCGCGCGAGGCGCCGAATTAGAGAAATACCGCAAGGAACTGGAAGACAGACTGAACGCCCTGGTGCAAAAGGCGGAAGATTATCTGCGGTAA
- a CDS encoding cation-translocating P-type ATPase — MRWHQKKIDEVIEELGSSLKGLSSEEAERRLREYGPNELKEKKRKTPFMMFLDQFKDFMILVLMAAAVISGIIGEPSDTIAIAVIVILNAIIGFVQEYRAEKAMAALKKMAAPTATVMRNGTPENIPASRLVPGDLALLEAGKVVPADLRLIEAAQLKVEEAALTGESVPVEKHTKALRDELLPVGDRKNMAYKGTFVTYGRGAGVIIATGMDTELGKIATMLQEEEEVKTPLQKRLATFGRRLALAVLAICAIVFTVGIMRGEQVFLMLLTAISLAVAAIPEALPAVITISLALGANKMVGQNALIRKLPAVETLGSVTYICSDKTGTLTLNKMTVEEVYVDGKVVTSDGLQPITHHSSLITLFRALALSNDSRPDSGGNIIGDPTEIALYNIAKDNGFDKGELERDFPRVAEIPFDSDRKCMTTFHKKSGVRSLESGEKNGYISFTKGAIDVLLDRSKDVLTSEGPRSMNREEIIKINEKMAADGLRVLGMAMREWDSLPEDMSPESVETGLTVLGLIGMMDPPREEAREAVTLCKTAGIRPVMITGDHPLTAKAIARRLGIIEDGSKAVITGRELDRLSLEDFEKRVEHIRVYARVAPEQKLKIVKALQDKGQFAAMTGDGVNDAPALKRADIGIAMGVTGTDVSKEAAHMILLDDNFATIVKAVKEGRRIFDNIRKFIKYTMTSNSGEIWTIFLAPFLGLPIPLLPIHILWINLVTDGLPGLALAAEPAEKGVMNRPPRHPQESIFAHGLGVHIIWVGLLMGFASIFTQAWSIRTGHAHWQTMVFTVLCLSQMGHVLAIRSETESIFKQGIFTNRPLLGAFLLTFGLQMATIYIPPLHGIFKTQALSFSELMACLLLSSVVFWAVEIEKWYKRRNISRIIVTS; from the coding sequence ATGCGCTGGCATCAGAAGAAGATAGACGAGGTTATTGAAGAGCTGGGTTCCTCACTTAAGGGCCTCTCTTCGGAGGAAGCGGAGAGACGGCTGCGGGAATACGGGCCTAATGAATTAAAGGAAAAAAAGAGAAAGACCCCCTTCATGATGTTCCTCGACCAGTTCAAGGACTTCATGATCCTTGTCCTCATGGCTGCCGCGGTTATATCGGGAATCATCGGCGAGCCTTCGGATACCATCGCCATAGCGGTAATCGTCATCCTGAACGCCATTATTGGATTCGTCCAGGAATACCGTGCGGAAAAGGCCATGGCCGCCCTTAAAAAAATGGCGGCCCCGACGGCCACGGTCATGAGAAACGGAACCCCTGAAAATATCCCTGCATCCCGGCTCGTCCCCGGCGATCTGGCGCTCCTTGAGGCCGGGAAGGTCGTGCCGGCAGATCTGAGACTTATTGAGGCCGCCCAGTTGAAGGTGGAAGAGGCGGCCCTCACCGGTGAATCCGTGCCCGTTGAAAAACACACAAAGGCGCTCCGTGATGAGCTTTTACCCGTCGGCGACCGTAAGAACATGGCCTACAAAGGCACATTTGTAACCTATGGGCGCGGCGCGGGTGTTATCATAGCCACAGGCATGGATACAGAGCTTGGCAAGATTGCCACCATGCTACAGGAGGAGGAAGAGGTCAAGACGCCCCTGCAAAAGAGACTGGCGACCTTTGGCCGGAGGCTGGCCCTTGCTGTCCTGGCTATATGCGCTATTGTTTTTACCGTGGGCATTATGAGGGGAGAACAGGTCTTTTTGATGCTCCTTACCGCTATCTCCCTGGCCGTTGCAGCCATCCCGGAGGCGCTCCCGGCGGTAATAACCATATCCCTCGCCCTCGGCGCGAATAAGATGGTCGGGCAAAACGCCCTCATAAGAAAACTACCGGCCGTGGAAACCCTCGGTTCTGTTACTTACATCTGCTCCGACAAGACGGGCACACTCACCCTCAACAAGATGACCGTGGAAGAAGTCTATGTAGATGGAAAGGTAGTAACGAGCGACGGGTTACAACCCATTACTCATCACTCATCACTCATCACCCTCTTCCGGGCGCTCGCCTTAAGCAATGACTCCCGGCCGGATTCCGGAGGAAATATAATCGGAGACCCCACCGAGATCGCGCTGTATAACATCGCAAAGGACAACGGCTTTGATAAAGGGGAATTGGAAAGGGATTTCCCGCGGGTTGCCGAGATTCCTTTTGACTCTGATAGAAAGTGCATGACTACATTCCACAAGAAGTCAGGAGTCAGAAGTCTGGAGTCTGGAGAAAAGAACGGATACATATCCTTCACAAAGGGCGCTATAGATGTCCTGCTGGATAGGTCAAAGGATGTTTTGACATCGGAAGGGCCAAGATCAATGAACAGAGAAGAGATTATCAAGATAAATGAAAAGATGGCCGCTGACGGACTGAGGGTCCTTGGCATGGCTATGAGAGAGTGGGATAGCCTGCCTGAGGATATGTCTCCTGAGAGTGTCGAGACCGGGCTTACTGTCTTGGGCCTTATAGGCATGATGGATCCGCCCCGGGAAGAGGCCCGGGAGGCGGTAACATTATGCAAGACAGCCGGGATAAGGCCGGTAATGATAACCGGGGATCACCCCCTTACGGCAAAGGCCATAGCCCGGAGGCTCGGCATTATTGAGGATGGTTCAAAGGCCGTAATCACAGGGAGAGAACTGGATAGATTATCCCTGGAGGACTTTGAAAAAAGGGTTGAGCATATCCGCGTCTATGCAAGGGTGGCCCCTGAGCAGAAACTGAAGATAGTCAAGGCCCTACAGGATAAAGGCCAATTCGCGGCCATGACCGGGGACGGCGTTAACGATGCCCCCGCCTTAAAAAGGGCCGATATCGGCATCGCCATGGGCGTTACCGGGACCGACGTCTCAAAAGAGGCCGCCCATATGATACTTCTCGACGACAACTTTGCCACCATTGTAAAGGCCGTCAAGGAAGGCCGGCGGATCTTTGACAACATCCGCAAGTTTATAAAATATACCATGACCAGCAACTCCGGAGAGATATGGACCATATTCCTTGCGCCCTTTCTGGGACTCCCTATACCTCTTTTGCCGATTCATATACTTTGGATCAACCTGGTCACGGATGGGCTTCCCGGCCTGGCCCTGGCCGCCGAACCGGCAGAAAAAGGCGTGATGAACAGGCCGCCGCGACACCCTCAGGAAAGCATCTTTGCCCATGGTCTTGGCGTCCATATAATCTGGGTAGGGCTCCTCATGGGGTTTGCGTCTATCTTTACCCAGGCCTGGTCTATCCGGACCGGTCACGCCCACTGGCAGACCATGGTCTTTACCGTCCTCTGTCTTTCGCAGATGGGGCACGTCCTGGCTATCAGGTCGGAAACCGAGTCGATCTTTAAGCAGGGGATATTTACCAACCGTCCCCTGCTCGGAGCCTTTCTGCTCACCTTTGGGCTCCAGATGGCGACCATTTACATCCCGCCGCTTCATGGTATATTCAAGACGCAAGCCCTGAGTTTTTCAGAACTTATGGCCTGTCTTCTTCTGTCATCCGTGGTCTTCTGGGCAGTGGAGATAGAGAAGTGGTATAAGCGCCGGAATATAAGTAGAATTATTGTAACAAGTTAG
- a CDS encoding peptidyl-prolyl cis-trans isomerase: MLKKSGYIVLMLMLCVAFCSCGKEEPKQPEEVVVTEGPAQPDASPVVAEIGEEKITLNQLDRAIQRLPLPYQERFKTEEGRKYILDDLITTVLLSREAERLKLDQKPEIKEQLVNIKKRILSAELLKSEMAKEPVPGQEEARQYYESHKEQFTEPEKVRMRQIVVRTAEEGQGVINALREGHDFVQLAKEKSVDPSKANGGYIGWVSRDRMKPDFAETIFKLGKGEFSAPMPTAKGYVIILIEDKKAAAPVDYSKVEPAIIQRLRAEREEKVLGALRTRLFKEMNVTIYEDKLAQSGGRNQEAK, encoded by the coding sequence ATGCTGAAAAAATCAGGCTACATAGTTCTCATGCTTATGTTGTGTGTCGCGTTTTGCTCCTGTGGCAAGGAAGAGCCGAAGCAGCCGGAAGAGGTCGTGGTTACTGAAGGGCCTGCGCAACCGGATGCCTCGCCGGTGGTGGCTGAGATAGGGGAAGAGAAGATTACCTTAAATCAGCTTGACCGGGCCATTCAACGCCTTCCGTTGCCTTATCAGGAACGGTTTAAGACTGAAGAAGGCCGGAAATATATTCTTGATGATCTCATTACTACCGTCCTTCTCAGCCGGGAGGCCGAGCGCCTTAAGCTCGACCAGAAGCCGGAGATAAAGGAACAACTGGTGAACATTAAAAAACGAATCTTGTCGGCAGAACTGCTCAAGTCTGAGATGGCCAAGGAGCCTGTTCCAGGGCAAGAGGAGGCCAGGCAGTATTATGAATCGCATAAGGAACAGTTTACTGAGCCGGAAAAGGTCAGGATGAGGCAGATTGTGGTCCGGACGGCAGAGGAAGGTCAGGGCGTTATAAATGCCTTGCGGGAAGGGCATGACTTTGTCCAACTGGCTAAAGAAAAGTCCGTCGATCCCTCGAAGGCAAACGGCGGCTATATCGGATGGGTAAGCCGCGACCGGATGAAACCTGATTTTGCCGAAACTATCTTTAAGTTAGGCAAGGGAGAGTTCAGCGCGCCTATGCCTACGGCAAAGGGTTATGTGATTATATTGATTGAAGATAAAAAGGCCGCCGCGCCGGTGGACTATAGCAAGGTAGAACCGGCTATCATCCAAAGGCTCCGCGCGGAACGGGAGGAGAAGGTGCTTGGCGCCCTGCGCACCAGGCTTTTCAAGGAGATGAATGTCACGATTTACGAGGATAAACTGGCGCAGAGCGGTGGACGTAATCAGGAAGCAAAATAG
- a CDS encoding FAD-binding protein: protein MLTKESKMVEGQAIGYPPELKKLIRAVEQTRPERLARIKANQHFPRLTREEGEKVLKSYHPDYRPGGRRRLKVGVNKGEILADEVADLLESYSRIDPDAFDNRLKKPDYETDVLILGGGGAGAVAALFARQNGLRVVIATKLRHGDSNTIMAEGGIQAADRPADSPYYHYLDTMGGGHFTNNPRLVKALTMDAPLIIQWLEGLGVMFDKDNAGNMIELKGGGICRRRMHSSADMIGAEIMRVQRDEIRNHPEEIQVLEFSPAVELLIDETKAVSGAVLYNLETREYSIVKAKAVIMATGGFGRLHIQGFPTTNHYGATGDGLALAYRAGVPLVNMRYAQYHPTGTVFPEQNFGLLITEKVRTLGAQFINARGREFAHPLEPRDIASSCIIRECAEKSGGVTAPTSHYGVWLDTPMIDLLRGKGTVEKELSAKYLQFKRYGIDISIEPIIVYPTLHYQNGGLEIDEWGATRISGLFAAGEVTGGIHGDNRLMGNSLLDIHVFGRRVGVKVSEFIKAGKKGNRLSLGHVRSYHDSLIKTGVKTKRVAPILLPDYVHRSAPVYPRKS, encoded by the coding sequence ATGCTGACAAAGGAGTCCAAAATGGTGGAAGGGCAGGCCATCGGTTATCCCCCGGAGCTGAAAAAACTTATCCGGGCAGTAGAGCAGACGAGACCTGAGCGCCTCGCGCGGATAAAGGCCAACCAACATTTCCCCAGGCTAACCCGGGAAGAAGGCGAAAAAGTGCTCAAGTCTTACCACCCGGACTACAGGCCGGGTGGACGCCGCAGACTCAAGGTCGGCGTCAATAAAGGCGAAATTCTGGCTGATGAAGTAGCCGACCTCCTGGAATCCTATAGCCGTATCGATCCGGATGCCTTCGATAACCGGCTGAAAAAACCTGATTATGAGACTGACGTCCTGATCCTCGGTGGCGGTGGGGCGGGTGCGGTGGCCGCCCTCTTCGCCCGTCAGAACGGCCTACGGGTCGTTATTGCCACAAAGCTTCGCCATGGTGACTCAAACACCATTATGGCCGAAGGCGGAATACAGGCGGCAGACCGGCCGGCTGACTCGCCATACTACCATTACCTGGATACCATGGGCGGTGGCCATTTTACCAATAACCCCCGGCTGGTAAAGGCCCTGACCATGGATGCCCCGCTTATCATCCAATGGCTGGAAGGTCTGGGCGTTATGTTTGATAAGGATAACGCGGGTAATATGATCGAGCTTAAAGGCGGGGGTATCTGCCGGAGGCGTATGCACTCTTCCGCGGATATGATCGGGGCCGAGATAATGCGTGTCCAGAGGGATGAAATACGCAATCACCCGGAGGAAATACAGGTACTGGAATTCTCGCCGGCCGTTGAACTGCTCATCGACGAGACAAAGGCCGTAAGCGGAGCCGTACTCTATAATCTTGAAACCAGGGAGTACAGTATAGTCAAGGCCAAAGCCGTTATCATGGCCACCGGTGGTTTTGGCCGCCTCCATATTCAGGGGTTTCCCACAACCAACCACTATGGGGCAACCGGCGATGGGTTAGCGCTGGCCTATCGTGCAGGCGTGCCGCTGGTCAATATGCGTTACGCACAATACCACCCTACAGGCACGGTATTTCCGGAACAGAACTTCGGCCTGCTCATTACAGAAAAGGTGCGCACCCTTGGCGCGCAGTTTATAAACGCGCGCGGCAGGGAATTTGCCCATCCCCTCGAACCCCGGGACATTGCCTCCTCATGTATTATCCGGGAATGTGCAGAGAAAAGCGGTGGTGTTACGGCTCCAACCAGCCACTACGGCGTCTGGCTGGATACCCCGATGATTGACCTGCTGCGGGGCAAAGGGACAGTGGAGAAGGAACTGAGCGCCAAGTATCTGCAGTTCAAACGATATGGCATAGATATTTCCATCGAGCCTATTATCGTTTATCCGACTCTTCACTATCAGAACGGGGGATTAGAAATTGATGAATGGGGAGCGACCAGAATTTCCGGGCTCTTTGCCGCCGGGGAAGTAACCGGAGGCATACATGGCGACAACCGTCTTATGGGGAATTCCCTTCTGGACATACATGTCTTTGGGCGGCGGGTCGGGGTAAAGGTCAGCGAATTCATCAAGGCCGGAAAAAAGGGCAACCGGCTTTCTCTTGGTCATGTCAGGAGTTACCACGACAGTTTAATAAAAACAGGCGTAAAGACAAAACGGGTTGCCCCTATTTTGCTTCCTGATTACGTCCACCGCTCTGCGCCAGTTTATCCTCGTAAATCGTGA
- a CDS encoding 4Fe-4S dicluster domain-containing protein: MAGKKQATGNGAKMIPIYIMGKKYEVPETLTILTAMEYAGYRHIRGCGCRGGICGACATVYRLSGEYGLKFGLACQTVVAPDMYLAQIPFVPANKAIYDIEKLTPDINSIGRVYPDLYRCLACNTCSKACPMGISVMDYVQALLKGDIAGCARLSHSCTMCGICALRCPAELQQFHMAMLARRLYGRYLQPRARHLEKRVKQIKEGKFDPMMDEIMSLNNHELKQRYARREWEPESYENPDWRPEETKYLVLD; this comes from the coding sequence ATGGCCGGTAAGAAACAAGCCACAGGAAACGGGGCGAAAATGATCCCGATATACATAATGGGTAAAAAGTATGAGGTACCTGAGACCTTAACTATCCTTACAGCCATGGAATACGCAGGCTACCGGCATATCCGGGGCTGCGGATGCCGCGGCGGTATCTGCGGGGCCTGTGCTACGGTCTATCGTCTCTCCGGGGAGTATGGTCTCAAATTCGGCTTGGCCTGTCAGACCGTGGTGGCCCCGGATATGTACCTGGCACAGATACCGTTTGTCCCGGCAAACAAGGCCATATATGATATTGAAAAACTCACACCGGACATTAACAGCATCGGCCGGGTTTATCCTGATCTCTACCGGTGTCTGGCCTGCAATACCTGCAGCAAGGCCTGCCCCATGGGTATCAGTGTGATGGACTATGTGCAGGCCCTTCTCAAAGGCGATATCGCCGGGTGCGCCCGCCTTTCGCATAGCTGCACCATGTGCGGTATCTGCGCCCTCCGTTGTCCGGCCGAGTTGCAGCAATTCCACATGGCCATGCTGGCCCGCCGGCTCTATGGCCGGTACCTCCAGCCGCGGGCCAGGCACCTGGAAAAACGGGTTAAGCAGATAAAAGAAGGAAAATTTGATCCCATGATGGACGAAATCATGTCCTTGAATAACCATGAACTGAAACAGCGCTACGCCCGGCGGGAATGGGAGCCGGAGTCCTATGAAAATCCGGACTGGCGGCCGGAAGAAACGAAATATCTGGTATTGGATTAG
- a CDS encoding thiamine pyrophosphate-dependent enzyme, whose product MIEPQILDHPKDLLLRKERIPHIWCPGCGLGSVLSALMDALRTSGLDLKNVAVVSGIGCTGRAAGYLNLDGFHTTHGRAIPYATGLKLANPDLTVIVFSGDGDLAAIGGNHLIHAARRNVDLKVICANNFNYGMTGGQGGPTTPRLARTTTTSYGNVEKPFNLVQLMAACGASYVARWTSAHPHYMKIAMGEMLKKEGFSFLEVIAPCPTNFGRRNKLRDIKLLQRYLEQAVLESQPDIAKADIELDSPILCGKFVDLERTSYLAALREAISAKVKVYDFRGDGRVPLEEAPVKPAAAKAPGKPAEVPSERPIIERPVQIKLAGLGGQGIGLCGLIIGRAAAIFDHNQAVYTQEYSPEARGGASASSIIVASGQIHAPYVTEPDIMVVMAQGAYNKYQKDVRPGSRLIIDKDLVRPKDLPDSVRIQAIPATRLAEEIGQKVVANIVILGFFTALVPHISLTAMQKALKGSIPKGTEELNLRAFETGYDYGRGGTSDRA is encoded by the coding sequence ATGATCGAACCACAGATTTTAGACCATCCCAAGGATCTGCTCCTGCGTAAAGAGAGGATCCCACATATCTGGTGTCCCGGCTGCGGCCTGGGATCGGTGCTTTCGGCCCTGATGGATGCCTTGAGGACTTCCGGTCTGGACCTTAAAAACGTGGCGGTCGTATCCGGTATCGGCTGCACCGGCCGCGCCGCCGGTTATCTCAACCTGGACGGTTTTCACACCACCCACGGCCGCGCTATTCCCTATGCCACCGGACTGAAACTGGCCAACCCGGATCTGACGGTCATCGTCTTCAGCGGAGACGGCGATCTGGCCGCCATCGGCGGCAACCACCTCATCCACGCAGCCCGCCGCAATGTGGACTTAAAGGTCATCTGCGCTAATAACTTCAACTACGGCATGACCGGCGGACAGGGCGGACCGACTACCCCCCGGCTGGCCCGTACCACCACGACCAGTTATGGAAATGTGGAAAAACCCTTCAACCTCGTCCAGTTGATGGCGGCCTGCGGCGCGTCTTATGTGGCCCGCTGGACATCCGCCCATCCTCATTATATGAAGATCGCCATGGGCGAGATGCTGAAAAAGGAAGGCTTTTCCTTCCTGGAGGTTATTGCGCCCTGCCCAACCAATTTCGGTCGCCGGAATAAACTCCGGGACATTAAGCTCCTCCAGCGCTATCTGGAGCAGGCCGTTCTCGAATCCCAACCCGATATCGCAAAGGCGGATATAGAACTGGATTCACCCATCCTGTGCGGTAAGTTCGTGGACCTGGAACGGACTTCGTACCTGGCAGCCCTCAGAGAGGCAATATCCGCCAAGGTCAAGGTCTATGACTTCCGGGGGGACGGACGGGTGCCGCTGGAGGAAGCGCCGGTGAAACCCGCAGCAGCCAAGGCTCCCGGGAAACCAGCGGAGGTTCCTTCGGAAAGACCCATAATCGAGCGCCCCGTCCAGATCAAGCTGGCCGGTCTGGGTGGCCAGGGTATAGGGCTCTGCGGTCTCATCATCGGCCGGGCGGCCGCGATTTTCGACCACAACCAGGCCGTCTATACCCAGGAATACAGCCCGGAGGCGCGTGGCGGGGCGTCGGCTTCCAGTATAATCGTCGCCTCGGGACAAATCCATGCGCCCTACGTTACCGAACCGGATATAATGGTTGTTATGGCCCAAGGGGCCTACAACAAATACCAGAAGGACGTGCGGCCGGGAAGCCGTCTCATCATAGATAAAGACCTGGTAAGGCCCAAAGACCTGCCTGATTCCGTCCGGATACAGGCCATACCGGCCACGCGGCTGGCCGAGGAAATAGGCCAGAAAGTGGTGGCCAACATCGTCATCCTCGGCTTTTTTACGGCGCTTGTTCCACACATCAGTTTAACGGCTATGCAGAAGGCATTGAAGGGTTCAATCCCCAAAGGGACGGAAGAACTCAATCTGCGCGCCTTTGAAACAGGCTATGACTACGGCAGGGGAGGGACGAGTGATAGGGCGTGA